In one window of Rhizobium oryzihabitans DNA:
- a CDS encoding pirin family protein, with the protein MSFFPGNDPVAGDAFACDAIENLIIPRTSDIGGFAVRRALPTRQRRLVGPFIFFDRMGPAILKAGEALDVKPHPHIGLSTVTYLFDGEIKHRDSLGTELVIRPGDINLMTAGRGIVHSERTPENLRGHPLSMSGLQTWLALPDHMEEIAPAFAHTAKEDMPLIDLKGASGRVVIGEFEGLTSPVSAFTDTLYVDLTLEPGVKFPFSADHEERAIYILSGSLDVAGDIFAADQLLVFRPGDDITLQAGSNGCHIMIFGGAALNQRRYIWWNFVSSSKERIEQAKQEWRTGRFDIVPGDEEEFVPLPEG; encoded by the coding sequence ATGTCCTTTTTTCCCGGCAACGATCCCGTCGCGGGTGATGCCTTTGCCTGCGACGCCATCGAAAATCTCATCATTCCGCGCACCAGCGATATTGGCGGCTTTGCGGTTCGTCGGGCGCTGCCGACGCGGCAGCGGCGTCTTGTCGGCCCCTTCATCTTTTTCGACCGCATGGGCCCGGCGATCCTGAAAGCGGGCGAGGCACTCGACGTCAAACCGCATCCTCATATCGGGCTTTCCACCGTCACCTATCTGTTCGACGGCGAAATCAAGCATCGCGACAGCCTTGGCACCGAGCTTGTCATCCGCCCCGGCGACATCAACCTGATGACGGCCGGGCGCGGCATCGTGCATTCGGAACGCACACCGGAAAACCTGCGCGGCCATCCGCTTTCCATGTCCGGCCTGCAGACCTGGCTTGCCCTGCCAGACCATATGGAAGAAATCGCCCCCGCCTTTGCCCATACGGCGAAGGAAGACATGCCGCTGATCGACCTCAAGGGCGCGTCCGGCCGGGTGGTAATCGGCGAATTTGAAGGCCTTACCTCCCCCGTTTCGGCCTTTACCGATACGCTTTACGTTGATTTGACGCTGGAGCCGGGCGTGAAATTTCCCTTCTCCGCCGATCATGAGGAACGGGCGATCTATATTCTCTCCGGTTCGCTCGATGTGGCCGGCGATATCTTCGCCGCCGACCAGCTGCTCGTCTTCCGGCCCGGCGACGACATCACGCTGCAGGCTGGCAGCAATGGCTGTCACATCATGATTTTTGGTGGAGCTGCACTCAATCAGCGTCGCTACATCTGGTGGAACTTCGTTTCGTCATCAAAAGAACGCATAGAGCAGGCCAAACAGGAGTGGAGAACCGGACGCTTCGATATCGTTCCCGGCGACGAAGAAGAGTTTGTCCCTTTGCCGGAAGGTTGA
- the dxs gene encoding 1-deoxy-D-xylulose-5-phosphate synthase, which translates to MTGMPQTPLLDRVNFPSDLKEIDDRDLPELARELRDEMIDAVSKTGGHLGAGLGVVELTIAIHKVFNTPEDRLIFDVGHQCYPHKILTGRRERIRTLRQEGGLSGFTRRAESEYDDFGAGHSSTSISAGLGMAVAAGLDESDRKVIAVIGDGSMSAGMAFEALNNAGALDARLIVILNDNDMSIAPPTGAMSAYLARLASGRTYMGFRDFGKKLTAYLGKTIDRAITRAVTHARGYVTGGTLFEELGFYHIGPIDGHSFDHLLPVLRNVRDNQKGPVLIHVVTQKGKGYAPAEAAADKYHGVNKFDVITGAQAKAKPNAPSYTSVFAEALIQEATLDDKIIGVTAAMPNGTGLDKMAELFPSRTFDVGIAEQHAVTFAAGLAADGYKPFCALYSTFLQRGYDQLVHDVAIQSLPVRFPIDRAGFVGADGPTHAGSFDTTFLATLPGMVVMAAADEAELKHMVRTAAAYDEGPISFRYPRGEGVGVEMPARGEILEIGKGRIIKEGTKVALLSFGTRLAECLAAAEDLDAAGLSTTVADARFAKPLDLDLIRQLASHHEVLVTIEEGSVGGFGAHVLHFMASAGLLDHGPKVRTLTLPDQWVEQAKPETMYANAGLDRAGIVSTVFNALGQRQAGVGFAG; encoded by the coding sequence TTGACCGGAATGCCACAGACACCATTGCTCGACCGGGTAAATTTCCCCTCCGATCTCAAGGAGATCGATGATCGCGACCTGCCGGAACTGGCACGGGAATTGCGCGACGAGATGATTGACGCGGTGTCGAAAACCGGTGGCCATCTGGGTGCCGGCCTTGGCGTGGTGGAATTGACGATTGCCATCCACAAGGTGTTCAACACGCCGGAAGACCGGCTGATCTTCGATGTCGGCCATCAATGTTATCCGCACAAGATCCTGACCGGACGTCGCGAGCGCATCCGCACGCTACGCCAGGAAGGCGGCCTTTCCGGTTTCACGCGTCGGGCCGAAAGCGAATATGACGATTTCGGCGCCGGCCATTCCTCCACCTCCATTTCCGCCGGTCTCGGCATGGCGGTGGCGGCGGGGCTGGATGAAAGCGACCGCAAGGTCATCGCCGTCATCGGCGACGGCTCCATGTCGGCGGGCATGGCGTTTGAGGCGCTCAACAATGCCGGCGCGCTCGATGCGCGGCTGATCGTCATCCTCAACGACAACGACATGTCGATTGCGCCGCCGACGGGCGCGATGAGCGCCTATCTGGCGCGTCTTGCCTCTGGCCGCACCTATATGGGTTTCCGTGATTTCGGCAAGAAACTGACGGCCTATCTCGGCAAGACCATCGATCGCGCCATTACCCGCGCCGTGACCCATGCCCGTGGTTACGTGACCGGCGGCACGCTGTTCGAGGAGCTTGGTTTCTATCACATCGGCCCGATCGACGGTCATTCGTTCGATCACCTCTTGCCGGTGCTGCGCAATGTGCGCGACAACCAGAAAGGCCCTGTTCTCATCCATGTGGTGACGCAGAAGGGCAAGGGTTATGCGCCAGCGGAAGCGGCGGCCGACAAATATCACGGCGTCAACAAATTCGACGTCATCACCGGCGCGCAGGCGAAAGCCAAGCCGAATGCGCCGAGCTATACCAGCGTCTTTGCCGAGGCGCTGATCCAGGAAGCCACCCTCGACGACAAGATCATCGGCGTCACCGCCGCCATGCCGAATGGAACAGGCCTCGACAAGATGGCCGAGCTTTTCCCGTCTCGCACCTTCGATGTCGGCATTGCCGAACAGCATGCCGTCACCTTTGCGGCGGGGCTTGCGGCTGATGGTTACAAGCCGTTCTGCGCGCTTTATTCCACCTTCCTGCAGCGCGGTTACGACCAGCTGGTGCATGATGTGGCGATCCAGAGCCTGCCGGTGCGTTTCCCCATCGACCGCGCCGGTTTTGTCGGTGCGGATGGGCCGACCCATGCCGGCTCTTTCGACACGACCTTCCTTGCCACCCTGCCCGGCATGGTGGTGATGGCAGCGGCCGACGAGGCCGAGCTGAAACATATGGTCCGCACGGCAGCGGCTTATGATGAAGGCCCGATTTCCTTCCGTTACCCGCGCGGTGAAGGCGTGGGCGTCGAGATGCCGGCACGTGGCGAGATTCTTGAGATCGGCAAGGGCCGCATCATCAAGGAAGGCACCAAGGTCGCCCTCCTCTCCTTTGGTACGCGCCTTGCCGAATGCCTGGCGGCTGCCGAAGATCTCGATGCCGCCGGACTTTCCACCACGGTTGCCGATGCGCGCTTCGCCAAGCCGCTCGATCTCGACCTCATCCGCCAGCTGGCCAGCCATCACGAGGTTCTGGTGACCATCGAAGAAGGCTCCGTTGGTGGTTTCGGCGCGCATGTTCTGCATTTCATGGCCAGTGCCGGCCTGCTCGACCATGGCCCGAAGGTGCGGACGCTGACCCTGCCCGACCAGTGGGTGGAGCAGGCCAAGCCCGAGACCATGTATGCCAATGCCGGCCTCGACCGTGCCGGCATCGTTTCCACCGTGTTTAATGCGCTCGGCCAGCGTCAGGCCGGCGTCGGTTTCGCCGGCTGA
- a CDS encoding nuclear transport factor 2 family protein → MTQHLAIAETYLAAWNEEDNERRRHLVGQAWSENTRYVDPLMQGEGQQGIAAMIEAARQKFPGYRFVLTGSPDGHGNFTRFSWRLISPDGDDVAGGTDVVSLNAEGRIENVVGFLDGAA, encoded by the coding sequence ATGACGCAGCATCTCGCAATCGCCGAAACCTATCTCGCAGCATGGAACGAGGAGGACAATGAACGCCGCAGGCATCTCGTCGGTCAGGCGTGGTCAGAAAACACGCGCTACGTCGATCCGCTGATGCAGGGCGAGGGTCAGCAGGGGATTGCCGCGATGATCGAGGCGGCGCGGCAGAAATTTCCGGGATATCGGTTCGTACTCACAGGCTCCCCGGATGGCCACGGCAATTTCACCCGTTTTTCATGGCGTCTCATTTCGCCAGACGGAGACGATGTCGCTGGCGGAACCGATGTCGTCAGCCTGAATGCCGAGGGGCGGATCGAAAATGTCGTCGGTTTTCTCGATGGCGCGGCATGA
- a CDS encoding helix-turn-helix domain-containing protein yields the protein MTHHREHVGQVLKEWRARRRLSQLDLAMEADISARHLSFVENGRSSPSREMLAKLAEQLSMPARAANRLMLAAGYAPVHSEHSLDAPDMAAARRAVETVVHGHMPFPALAVDRHWNVVLANEAVTSLLAGVSEELLRPPLNALRLSLHPQGLSSRIANLAEWRHHLLERLRRQVEETGDGVLSRLHAELAAYPAPKASPDAAGADPLAIPLQLRDPSSGGILSFISTTTVFGTATDVTLSELVLECFYPADAATRTALMQDTKE from the coding sequence ATGACACATCATCGAGAACATGTCGGCCAGGTGCTGAAGGAATGGCGTGCGCGCCGCAGGTTGAGCCAGCTCGATCTGGCGATGGAGGCGGATATATCCGCGCGCCATCTGAGCTTCGTGGAAAACGGGCGATCATCCCCCAGCCGCGAGATGCTCGCGAAACTGGCCGAGCAGCTTTCCATGCCCGCCCGCGCCGCCAACCGGCTGATGCTGGCGGCGGGTTATGCGCCTGTTCATTCCGAACACTCGCTGGACGCGCCCGATATGGCGGCGGCCCGGCGGGCCGTCGAAACCGTGGTGCATGGGCACATGCCCTTCCCCGCCCTTGCCGTAGACCGCCACTGGAACGTCGTTCTCGCCAATGAGGCGGTTACGTCGCTTCTGGCCGGCGTTTCCGAAGAGCTGCTTCGCCCACCGCTCAACGCCTTGAGGCTGAGCCTGCATCCGCAGGGCCTGAGTTCGCGCATCGCCAACCTTGCCGAATGGCGTCATCACCTGCTGGAACGGCTGCGCCGTCAGGTCGAAGAGACGGGAGACGGGGTGCTTTCCCGGCTGCATGCGGAGCTTGCGGCCTATCCCGCGCCAAAGGCCTCGCCCGATGCCGCCGGGGCCGACCCTCTGGCCATACCGCTCCAGCTTCGCGATCCATCTTCGGGCGGCATATTGAGCTTCATTTCAACCACCACGGTTTTCGGAACGGCCACAGACGTCACGCTGTCCGAGTTGGTGCTGGAATGTTTCTACCCCGCTGACGCAGCAACCCGCACCGCCCTGATGCAAGACACCAAGGAGTAA
- a CDS encoding putative quinol monooxygenase, with product MHTTYLIGFQVRPGQRERFLELLNALLDAMRHEKTFLNATLHRDGENENRFLLHETWSDHQDVLDVQIHRPYRQAWHDALPELLDAPRDISIWHPMRADHSA from the coding sequence GTGCACACCACCTATCTTATCGGCTTTCAGGTCCGTCCCGGCCAGCGCGAGCGCTTTCTCGAATTGCTGAATGCGCTTCTCGACGCCATGCGGCACGAAAAGACGTTCTTGAACGCGACCCTGCATCGCGACGGCGAAAACGAAAACCGTTTCCTGCTGCATGAGACCTGGAGCGACCATCAGGACGTTCTCGACGTTCAGATACATCGCCCCTATCGGCAGGCATGGCACGATGCATTGCCAGAGCTTCTGGATGCGCCACGGGATATTTCCATCTGGCATCCAATGCGGGCCGATCATTCCGCGTGA
- a CDS encoding ACT domain-containing protein → MAARVKLRLLDGEYGVARLHASEAIPAWADGGGFVSISRTDDELSIVCRKDRIPQDVHFDAGWSCFKFQGPFAFDETGIVLSVIEPLSTNDIGIFVVSTFDGDHLLLKTSDLKKASGLLANAGHSLT, encoded by the coding sequence ATGGCAGCTCGCGTTAAGTTACGGCTTTTGGATGGTGAATATGGGGTGGCGCGGCTTCACGCGTCTGAAGCCATTCCGGCCTGGGCCGATGGCGGCGGGTTCGTCAGCATCAGCCGCACCGATGACGAACTTTCCATCGTCTGCCGGAAAGACCGCATCCCGCAGGATGTTCACTTTGATGCCGGCTGGTCGTGCTTTAAGTTTCAGGGGCCATTTGCCTTTGATGAAACGGGCATCGTCCTCTCCGTCATCGAGCCCTTATCCACCAATGATATAGGAATATTTGTGGTTTCGACTTTCGATGGCGACCACCTGCTTTTGAAAACGAGCGATCTCAAAAAAGCGTCCGGTCTGCTGGCAAACGCGGGACATTCGCTCACCTGA
- a CDS encoding methyl-accepting chemotaxis protein: MSLKNFPINIKLIVTFCALMSVCLLASAVVFWQTLGSERVTIENNRTKDIIQAVDGATAAMLEQAVNQRGFLLFRSDSTYNDVFAQRDLMLKKLDEARVLAAGRPDILQSIDDMQKSATVFFKELAEPQIAARKTTEAPISEIIEIGRNQAKGQLDGFRASAAKIKEQLNGLSTAYAAEQQAAALNLKYALLGGGAVAGLLAVALIWALSRSIVTPIVGMTAAMSRLADGDMTTEVPAVDRGDEVGKMAKAVLVFKEAGLEKSRLAGETERMRSATETERRRNEEEKAQDEAANAFARDELGKGLSALAEGDLAYRIETPFASYIDPIRIDFNSAVEKLQHAMRAVGENAAAINAGASEMLSAADDLSRRTEQQAASIEETAAALEEVTTTVRDSAKGAEDAGSLVQRARAGAEKSGVVVRNAVAAMREIEKSSGEIGNIIGVIDDIAFQTNLLALNAGVEAARAGDAGKGFAVVAQEVRELAQRSANAAKEIKTLIGASSRQVENGVNLVDETGKALDLIVAEVEEINAHVSAIVVAAREQATGLQEINTAVNTMDQGTQQNAAMVEQQTAASHSLAREAEALNSLLGQFRMGGTRAAVASAGNGAGSYAAPRHSSAKPAFQPAPAPARKAPVKPASATARPVSSPARALGQSLARAFGGTSEAPAAKDQDWTEF; this comes from the coding sequence ATGTCGCTGAAAAACTTCCCCATCAACATAAAGCTCATAGTCACCTTCTGTGCGTTGATGAGCGTATGCCTGCTCGCCTCTGCGGTCGTATTCTGGCAGACGCTGGGGAGTGAGCGCGTCACGATCGAAAACAACCGCACCAAGGATATCATCCAGGCCGTGGACGGCGCGACGGCCGCCATGCTGGAGCAGGCCGTCAACCAGCGCGGCTTCCTGCTGTTTCGCAGCGACAGCACCTATAATGATGTATTTGCCCAGCGCGACCTGATGCTGAAGAAGCTCGACGAAGCCCGCGTGCTTGCCGCCGGCCGGCCGGACATCCTGCAATCCATCGACGACATGCAGAAATCCGCCACCGTGTTCTTCAAGGAACTGGCGGAACCGCAGATCGCCGCGCGCAAGACGACCGAAGCGCCGATTTCCGAAATCATCGAGATCGGCCGCAACCAGGCCAAGGGCCAGCTCGACGGTTTCCGCGCCTCCGCGGCCAAGATCAAGGAACAGCTGAACGGCCTGTCGACCGCTTACGCGGCCGAACAGCAGGCTGCGGCGCTGAACCTGAAATACGCGCTTCTGGGCGGCGGCGCTGTCGCCGGTCTTCTCGCCGTTGCCCTCATCTGGGCGCTGTCGCGCTCGATCGTTACGCCGATCGTCGGCATGACGGCGGCGATGAGCAGGCTTGCCGATGGCGACATGACCACGGAAGTTCCGGCGGTCGATCGCGGCGACGAAGTCGGCAAGATGGCCAAGGCCGTCCTCGTCTTCAAGGAAGCCGGACTGGAAAAATCCCGTCTCGCCGGCGAAACCGAGCGCATGCGCTCCGCAACCGAGACCGAGCGTCGCCGCAACGAGGAAGAGAAGGCGCAGGACGAAGCCGCCAACGCCTTTGCGCGTGACGAGCTGGGCAAGGGTCTTTCGGCTCTGGCGGAGGGCGATCTTGCCTACCGGATCGAAACACCGTTCGCCTCCTACATCGACCCCATCCGTATCGATTTCAACAGCGCCGTCGAAAAGCTCCAGCATGCCATGCGCGCCGTTGGCGAGAATGCGGCAGCGATCAATGCCGGCGCTTCGGAAATGCTGTCTGCCGCCGATGATCTGTCGCGCCGCACCGAACAGCAGGCGGCCTCCATCGAGGAAACCGCCGCAGCCCTGGAAGAAGTCACCACCACGGTGCGTGATAGTGCCAAGGGCGCCGAAGATGCCGGCAGTCTGGTTCAACGCGCCCGCGCCGGTGCGGAAAAGTCGGGCGTTGTGGTGCGCAATGCGGTTGCCGCCATGCGCGAGATCGAAAAGTCCTCCGGCGAGATCGGCAACATCATCGGCGTCATCGACGATATCGCCTTCCAGACCAATCTTCTGGCGCTGAATGCAGGCGTGGAAGCCGCCCGTGCGGGTGATGCTGGCAAGGGCTTCGCCGTCGTCGCGCAGGAAGTGCGTGAACTCGCCCAGCGTTCCGCCAATGCCGCCAAGGAAATCAAGACGCTGATCGGCGCTTCCAGCCGGCAGGTGGAAAACGGCGTCAATCTCGTCGACGAAACAGGCAAGGCGCTGGACCTCATCGTGGCGGAAGTCGAGGAGATCAACGCCCATGTCAGCGCCATCGTCGTTGCCGCCCGCGAACAGGCGACGGGCCTGCAGGAAATCAACACGGCCGTAAACACCATGGATCAGGGCACGCAGCAGAATGCCGCCATGGTGGAGCAGCAGACCGCCGCCAGCCATTCGCTGGCCCGCGAAGCGGAAGCGCTCAACAGCCTGCTCGGTCAGTTCAGGATGGGTGGCACGCGTGCTGCCGTTGCCAGCGCCGGCAATGGTGCCGGCAGCTATGCGGCTCCTCGCCACTCCTCGGCAAAACCAGCCTTCCAGCCGGCACCCGCGCCGGCCAGGAAAGCACCGGTGAAACCGGCCTCCGCTACCGCAAGACCGGTCTCGTCACCGGCCCGTGCGCTTGGCCAGAGCCTCGCCCGCGCCTTCGGCGGCACGTCGGAAGCGCCAGCCGCGAAGGATCAGGACTGGACGGAGTTCTGA
- a CDS encoding class I SAM-dependent RNA methyltransferase, producing the protein MSTQTVSIKSLGAQGDGIAHCPDGPVYVPFALPGETVAIAKVKDTGTIISIAEASADRREPACRHFGPEGVNGACGGCSLQHFADQPYHAFKRELVVSALRSKGLTPPVDDLVICRPGERRRAVFAARRTEKGLLLGFSQANSHHIVAIEECPVTSPGIVARLDAIRAIGLSLASNAEPFRMTVLETLSGLDISVEGIKSVGDKQRRALTETVLAMRGIARVSLSGEILIEPQKPIIEFGGVPVSPPAGGFTQATKQAEDAMAELVLAHVGKSKRIADLFCGSGTFALRLARIGRVHAVEAEDKPLKALDFAARNTQGLKPVSIEKRDLFRRPLMTSELKNYDAVVFDPPRAGAEFQCKELARSTVKKIVAVSCNPLTLARDLALLTEGGYRVTRVTPVDQFLWSPHVEAVAVLEK; encoded by the coding sequence ATGAGCACGCAGACCGTCAGCATCAAGAGCCTTGGCGCGCAGGGCGATGGCATTGCGCACTGTCCCGACGGCCCGGTCTATGTGCCCTTCGCCCTGCCCGGCGAAACCGTGGCGATTGCCAAGGTCAAGGATACCGGCACCATCATCTCGATTGCGGAAGCCTCGGCAGACCGCCGTGAACCCGCCTGCCGCCACTTTGGTCCCGAGGGCGTTAACGGCGCCTGCGGCGGCTGTTCGCTGCAGCATTTTGCCGATCAGCCCTACCACGCCTTCAAGCGGGAGCTGGTGGTTTCGGCGCTTCGATCGAAGGGTCTCACGCCGCCGGTGGACGATCTCGTCATCTGTCGCCCCGGCGAGCGCCGCCGCGCGGTGTTTGCCGCCCGCAGGACGGAAAAGGGTCTGCTTCTCGGTTTCAGCCAGGCGAACAGCCATCACATCGTCGCCATCGAGGAATGTCCCGTCACCTCGCCCGGCATTGTCGCGCGGCTGGATGCCATCCGCGCCATCGGCCTTTCCCTTGCGTCGAATGCCGAGCCGTTTCGCATGACCGTTCTCGAGACGCTTTCGGGTCTCGACATTTCAGTCGAAGGCATCAAATCCGTCGGCGACAAGCAGCGCCGTGCCTTGACGGAAACGGTGCTTGCCATGCGCGGCATCGCCCGCGTCTCGCTGTCGGGTGAAATCCTCATCGAACCGCAAAAGCCGATCATCGAATTCGGCGGCGTTCCGGTTTCGCCGCCGGCCGGCGGTTTCACCCAGGCGACCAAACAGGCCGAAGACGCCATGGCCGAGCTGGTGCTGGCCCATGTGGGCAAATCCAAGCGCATTGCCGATCTGTTTTGCGGTTCCGGCACCTTTGCGCTGAGGCTCGCGCGTATCGGCCGGGTACATGCGGTGGAAGCGGAAGACAAGCCGCTGAAGGCGCTCGATTTCGCCGCCCGCAACACGCAGGGCCTGAAACCCGTCAGCATCGAAAAGCGTGATCTCTTCCGCCGGCCGCTGATGACGAGCGAATTGAAGAACTACGATGCGGTGGTGTTCGATCCGCCGCGTGCGGGTGCGGAATTCCAGTGCAAGGAACTTGCCCGCAGCACGGTGAAGAAGATCGTCGCCGTCAGCTGCAACCCGCTGACGCTTGCGCGCGACCTCGCCCTTCTCACGGAAGGCGGCTATCGCGTGACACGGGTGACGCCGGTGGACCAGTTCTTATGGTCGCCGCATGTGGAAGCCGTGGCGGTGCTGGAGAAATAA
- a CDS encoding crotonase/enoyl-CoA hydratase family protein encodes MSDDHILVERVSHAPEVLTIRFNRPDKKNAITDAMYLRMAEALQAANADPDIRVVAFLGTEGCFSAGNDMADFLAFAMSGAKGKLAVLDVLKALATFEKPLVSGVDGLAIGIGTTLNLHCDLTVASNRSLFKTPFVDLALVPEAASSLLAPRLIGHQRAFALLAMGEGFTAEQALQAGMIWKVVAPEHVESETLALATRLAAKPQQALKIARDLVRGNTQDVLARIDEEARHFIAQLQSAEARAAFEAFMRR; translated from the coding sequence ATGTCGGACGATCATATTCTCGTCGAGCGGGTCAGCCACGCACCCGAAGTCCTGACCATCCGCTTCAACCGGCCGGACAAGAAAAACGCCATCACCGATGCAATGTATCTGCGCATGGCTGAAGCCTTGCAGGCCGCCAATGCCGATCCTGATATTCGCGTCGTTGCGTTTCTCGGCACGGAAGGCTGCTTTTCCGCAGGCAACGATATGGCCGACTTCCTTGCATTCGCCATGTCGGGCGCAAAAGGAAAGCTTGCCGTTCTCGATGTTCTGAAGGCACTCGCGACCTTCGAAAAACCGCTGGTTTCGGGTGTCGATGGTTTGGCCATCGGCATCGGCACGACGCTGAACCTGCATTGCGATCTGACCGTTGCTTCCAATCGCAGCCTGTTCAAGACACCTTTCGTGGATCTGGCGCTGGTGCCGGAAGCGGCATCCAGCCTGCTTGCACCGAGGCTCATCGGCCACCAGCGCGCCTTTGCGCTGCTTGCCATGGGCGAAGGTTTTACCGCCGAACAGGCGTTGCAGGCCGGAATGATCTGGAAGGTCGTGGCCCCGGAACATGTCGAGAGCGAAACGCTGGCACTCGCGACCCGGCTTGCCGCCAAGCCGCAGCAGGCGCTGAAGATCGCCCGCGATCTCGTGCGCGGCAATACGCAGGATGTGCTGGCGCGCATCGATGAGGAAGCCCGCCATTTCATCGCGCAATTGCAAAGTGCGGAAGCACGGGCCGCCTTCGAGGCATTCATGCGCCGTTAA
- a CDS encoding acyl-CoA dehydrogenase, with translation MYTAPVDDIAFTLKHVAGLQDALAKGALGDLGEDVVDAILHEAGRFATAEVAPLAEIGDRQGAKLADDKVTTPDGWADLYRRWAEAGWNSLTAPEEFGGQNLPHMLNVAALEMWNSGSMAFALAPTLTMGAVEAIVTHGSNDLKRTYLPKLVSGEWTGTMNLTEPHAGSDLGVLKTRAERNGDGTYRIFGQKIFITWGEHDAADNIIHLVLARLPDAPAGTRGISLFLVPKFLPDDDGTPGSRNDVFCHSLEHKLGIQGSPTCTMIFGDGRFGEEKGALGWLIGEENKGLACMFTMMNNARLAVGMQGVAICEAATQKAIEYARERTQGKAPGWQGSGMSPIIEHPDIARTLLTMKALTQGSRAISFSCAHAIDMAHATEDARQRAHWQERAALLTPIAKSFSTDAGVDVASMGIQVHGGMGFIEETGAARYLRDARIAPIYEGTNGIQAIDLVVRKLPLSDGAQVRGFITELREIAARTAASNRDDLGETARYLETSLNDLETATDWLLERLKTGETETALAGATPYQRLFGLALTGAYLAKGALASVEDGRGGQRAALCRFAAENLLAETAALKDRVIAGAASLAAARAVLAS, from the coding sequence TGCAAGACGCGCTTGCAAAGGGTGCGCTGGGGGACCTCGGTGAAGATGTCGTCGATGCCATTCTGCACGAAGCCGGTCGTTTCGCCACCGCCGAGGTCGCTCCGCTTGCCGAGATCGGCGATCGTCAGGGCGCAAAACTCGCCGACGACAAGGTCACGACGCCGGATGGCTGGGCCGATCTTTACCGTCGCTGGGCGGAAGCCGGCTGGAACAGCCTGACGGCACCGGAAGAGTTCGGTGGCCAGAACCTGCCGCATATGCTGAATGTCGCCGCGCTTGAGATGTGGAATTCCGGTTCCATGGCCTTTGCGCTGGCGCCGACGCTCACCATGGGGGCGGTGGAAGCCATTGTCACCCATGGCAGCAACGATCTGAAACGCACCTATCTTCCAAAACTCGTATCCGGGGAATGGACCGGTACGATGAACCTCACCGAGCCGCATGCGGGATCGGACCTTGGCGTCCTGAAGACCCGTGCCGAGCGCAATGGTGACGGCACCTACCGCATCTTCGGGCAGAAGATTTTCATCACCTGGGGCGAACATGACGCGGCGGACAACATCATCCACCTCGTTCTCGCCCGCCTGCCGGACGCACCGGCCGGCACACGCGGCATCTCGCTCTTCCTCGTGCCGAAGTTTCTCCCTGATGACGACGGTACGCCGGGCAGCAGAAACGATGTCTTCTGCCATTCTCTGGAGCACAAGCTTGGCATTCAGGGCTCGCCCACCTGCACGATGATTTTCGGAGACGGCAGGTTCGGGGAAGAGAAGGGAGCCCTGGGCTGGCTTATCGGCGAGGAGAACAAGGGTCTCGCCTGCATGTTCACCATGATGAACAACGCCCGCCTCGCCGTTGGCATGCAGGGCGTGGCGATCTGTGAAGCGGCGACCCAGAAGGCCATCGAATACGCCAGAGAGCGCACGCAGGGCAAGGCGCCCGGCTGGCAGGGTTCCGGCATGAGCCCGATCATCGAGCACCCGGATATCGCCCGCACGCTTCTGACGATGAAGGCGCTGACGCAGGGATCGCGGGCGATCTCCTTCAGCTGCGCGCATGCCATCGATATGGCGCACGCGACTGAAGACGCCCGGCAGCGCGCTCACTGGCAGGAGCGCGCTGCCCTCCTGACACCGATCGCCAAATCCTTCTCCACCGATGCCGGTGTCGACGTTGCCTCCATGGGCATTCAGGTGCATGGCGGCATGGGCTTCATCGAAGAAACCGGTGCCGCCCGTTACCTGCGCGACGCCCGTATCGCCCCGATCTATGAAGGCACCAACGGCATTCAGGCGATCGATCTGGTGGTTCGCAAGCTGCCGCTATCCGATGGCGCGCAGGTGCGTGGTTTCATCACCGAACTGCGCGAGATCGCCGCCCGGACCGCCGCCTCGAACCGCGACGATCTCGGCGAGACGGCCCGTTATCTGGAAACGAGCCTCAACGATCTGGAAACGGCGACCGACTGGCTGCTGGAACGGCTGAAGACGGGCGAAACCGAAACCGCACTCGCCGGCGCGACACCCTACCAGCGTCTCTTCGGGCTGGCGCTCACGGGAGCCTATCTCGCCAAGGGCGCATTGGCCTCCGTGGAAGACGGCAGGGGCGGACAACGCGCCGCACTTTGCCGGTTTGCGGCGGAAAACCTGCTGGCGGAAACGGCAGCGCTCAAGGACCGCGTCATCGCCGGGGCGGCAAGCCTTGCCGCTGCCCGCGCCGTTTTGGCTTCCTGA